Proteins from a single region of Pseudarthrobacter sp. NIBRBAC000502772:
- a CDS encoding DUF4129 domain-containing protein, with protein MAAEPPVLPGRDEARRWAEEELAKPEYRDAAPGWLDSVWADILDWLRSLDGGSGPDTTVAAPWIGVAIAVLIGAAVVLARPRLNAKARRAGDVFDVGTAVSAEAYRGRAAAAAAAGNWSAAAVDCFRALVRTAEDRTLFDARPGRTADEVAHELATAFPSEAGHLTEAARTFDGIRYGNESAGQADYAAVRELDIALQSLTPASAALPAERDEPAVPR; from the coding sequence ATGGCCGCTGAACCACCGGTCCTGCCTGGCCGCGACGAGGCCCGCCGCTGGGCCGAAGAAGAACTCGCCAAGCCGGAATACCGTGACGCGGCCCCCGGCTGGCTGGACAGTGTGTGGGCGGACATCCTGGACTGGCTGCGGTCCCTGGACGGCGGCTCCGGCCCGGACACCACCGTGGCGGCGCCGTGGATCGGTGTGGCCATCGCCGTGCTGATCGGCGCCGCGGTCGTCCTGGCCCGCCCGCGCCTCAACGCGAAGGCCAGGCGTGCCGGAGACGTGTTCGACGTCGGCACAGCCGTCAGTGCCGAGGCCTACCGCGGGCGCGCGGCTGCCGCTGCCGCAGCCGGCAACTGGAGTGCCGCCGCCGTGGACTGTTTCCGCGCGCTGGTGCGCACAGCCGAGGACAGAACACTTTTCGACGCGCGGCCGGGCCGGACCGCGGACGAGGTGGCGCACGAACTGGCCACCGCGTTTCCGTCAGAAGCCGGCCACCTGACGGAAGCCGCGCGAACTTTCGACGGGATCCGCTACGGAAATGAGTCCGCAGGCCAGGCTGACTATGCCGCGGTGCGCGAACTGGACATTGCCCTGCAGTCCCTCACGCCGGCCAGCGCCGCCCTGCCCGCTGAACGTGACGAACCGGCGGTTCCGCGATGA
- a CDS encoding DUF4350 domain-containing protein, translating into MQNPSPDLLAPKRPTSGAPEAQPGSAPALRSGSGSGAGFVSRARAWLRRHRGGAAIGVTAAVGLAVVISTQLAPKGDSLPLSVHNAGPGGARAVSEILGRHGVEVQDVESFDSATAALAGRPGATLLLYDRSGFLDQSRLDELTARAGRVVLVTPRLGTLKALDTGISQAGVVPESTALLEPGCDLTDPAAAGAVSGTGGFLYDGGTVCFSPHGSTAGLLARTDDGGLTVLGSTALLNNGGLAGHGHAALALRTLGGSAVVVWYLPGLGDAAAAESTQTLDELAPDWVAFLGPWLVFVAVLAIVWRGRRLGPLVFEPLPVVVKAVETAEGRARLYQDSHALDRARDNLRAGTLVRLAQALRVGSQATADDVVQAVARHLGRPERDISGLIQERPGTATRLVQWSQELDKLENEVRTR; encoded by the coding sequence ATGCAGAACCCTTCGCCGGATCTTCTGGCGCCCAAACGTCCGACGTCGGGTGCACCGGAGGCGCAGCCGGGTTCCGCCCCGGCACTCCGATCCGGTTCCGGGTCCGGCGCCGGCTTCGTTTCCCGCGCCCGTGCCTGGCTCCGGCGGCACCGCGGCGGGGCAGCGATCGGCGTGACGGCCGCCGTCGGACTGGCGGTGGTTATTTCCACCCAACTCGCGCCAAAGGGCGATTCCCTGCCCTTATCCGTGCATAACGCCGGGCCGGGCGGCGCCAGGGCGGTCAGCGAGATACTGGGCCGCCACGGTGTCGAGGTCCAGGATGTTGAATCCTTTGACTCCGCCACGGCAGCACTCGCGGGCCGGCCGGGTGCCACCCTCCTCCTGTACGACCGGAGCGGATTCCTGGACCAATCCCGGCTGGACGAGCTGACCGCACGTGCGGGACGCGTAGTGCTGGTGACGCCGCGGCTCGGCACGCTGAAGGCACTCGATACCGGCATCAGCCAGGCCGGTGTGGTGCCCGAGTCAACGGCGCTCCTGGAACCGGGCTGCGATCTCACCGATCCCGCGGCGGCAGGTGCTGTCTCCGGAACCGGCGGATTCCTGTACGACGGCGGCACGGTGTGCTTCAGCCCGCACGGAAGCACCGCCGGGCTGCTTGCCCGCACGGATGATGGCGGCCTGACCGTCCTGGGCAGCACCGCCCTCCTCAACAACGGCGGGCTTGCCGGCCACGGCCATGCCGCACTGGCCCTGCGGACGCTGGGCGGCTCAGCGGTCGTTGTCTGGTACCTGCCCGGACTGGGCGACGCGGCCGCTGCGGAGTCAACGCAGACACTTGATGAACTCGCCCCTGACTGGGTGGCATTCCTGGGGCCCTGGCTGGTCTTTGTGGCCGTGCTGGCCATTGTGTGGCGCGGGCGCCGCCTCGGCCCGCTCGTGTTTGAACCACTCCCCGTGGTGGTCAAGGCCGTGGAGACCGCAGAAGGCCGCGCACGCCTTTATCAGGATTCCCACGCACTGGACCGGGCACGGGACAACCTTCGGGCCGGCACCCTGGTCCGCCTGGCGCAAGCCCTTCGAGTGGGATCCCAGGCCACTGCCGACGACGTGGTGCAGGCAGTGGCCCGGCACCTGGGCCGGCCGGAAAGAGATATCAGCGGCCTGATCCAGGAACGCCCCGGTACCGCAACCAGGCTGGTGCAATGGTCACAGGAACTGGACAAACTAGAGAACGAGGTCAGGACCCGATGA
- the mtrA gene encoding MtrAB system response regulator MtrA has translation MKARILVVDDDEALAEMIGIVLRNDGFEPVFCADGSQALDIFRSSKPDLVLLDLMLPGVDGIEVCRQIRSESDVPIVMLTAKSDTSDVVRGLESGADDYVPKPFKPAELVARVRARLRPGDQKAPETLRIADITIDVAGHTVKRADERISLTPLEFDLLVALARKPWQVFTRELLLEQVWGYRHAADTRLVNVHVQRLRSKIERDPEAPEVVLTVRGVGYKAGS, from the coding sequence ATGAAGGCACGCATTCTGGTAGTTGACGATGACGAAGCGCTGGCCGAAATGATTGGGATTGTTCTGCGCAACGACGGCTTTGAGCCGGTTTTTTGCGCCGATGGCAGCCAGGCGCTGGATATTTTCCGTTCATCGAAGCCTGACCTCGTGCTGCTTGACCTGATGCTGCCCGGTGTGGACGGCATCGAGGTCTGCCGGCAGATCCGCTCCGAATCGGACGTGCCCATCGTTATGCTCACGGCCAAGTCGGATACGTCCGACGTCGTCCGCGGCCTTGAGTCCGGCGCAGACGACTACGTACCCAAGCCGTTCAAACCCGCCGAACTCGTGGCACGCGTGCGTGCCCGCCTGCGGCCCGGCGACCAGAAGGCGCCTGAAACGCTGCGGATCGCTGACATCACCATCGACGTGGCCGGCCACACCGTGAAGCGTGCCGATGAGCGGATTTCCCTCACGCCCCTGGAGTTTGACCTCCTCGTAGCCCTGGCGCGGAAGCCATGGCAGGTGTTCACCCGTGAGCTGCTGCTGGAACAGGTCTGGGGCTACCGCCACGCGGCGGACACCCGGCTGGTCAACGTCCACGTCCAGCGCCTCCGGTCAAAAATTGAACGGGATCCGGAAGCTCCCGAAGTTGTATTGACGGTTCGTGGTGTCGGCTACAAAGCAGGTTCCTGA